The window TGCGTGTACTCCTAAATTTTCCTTTCAGAGCAAAGTAGAAGCTGTGCCACGATATTGTACCTTTCCGCAGCCCAAAGTTCAGGAGTCATGCCCGTTTACTCCGTCGAATCATTCATCTACTTATTCTACTTCTGCAAATGTGATGCCGTCTTTCAGTTCCAATCCTCCAAATGGAGGAAGCGAAAGTGCTCCTGGTGAATCTTGTGCGGTCAAACAAGATCCTACTAGTTGCTCCAGAGAGAGCTTATTTGGTATAGACTATATAAAATCAGCGTATAGAGACAAAAAGGAAGCACATAGAAGCACAAGGAAAAAGAAAAGACCAACAAGGCTAAAACAGCATGGTCAACTCCATCAAGTTTCTCAAGAAACATGCGCCAATGGATTAGCTTCAGATTTAACAGGTGACTATTCACCAATGGATTGTTCTCCTTATCAGGCAGCAGTTGAACAAGTGCCAAGAGAGGCATTCGTGAGTTGTGATCAGTCCACTGACATTTGTGATGGTAGTGTCCCGAATCAGAATACCAGTTGTGCTGAAGATGATCTAGTTTCTGCAACTGAGCACTTGGTTATTGATGCAGATCTTCCAACGTGTCAAGATGAAGGCAGAGATCCCATTGCGGATGCATCTGAGAGTAATTTTGGTAGCAACTTTTCTAGTTTCGATGGAGAAATAAATTTCTATGATGCACCACAGCCCATTTTCACTAATATGAATGTTGATGCAAATGGTGAACCTAAAGTGTACACAACAGAAGCTTGGGTTGATGGTTCTGGATGTAATGTTAGTGGGCCGACTTGCGAAGAGAACACCTCCAGAACACCACATGAGTCTGGTGAACCTGTTAATATTCAATCAAGCTCGGCAAATTTGAGTGGGCTGAACTTCACCTTTGGTGCATCACTGTATCCTGAAAGTTCCTTACCGACACAAAGACATACTACAAAAAGGAAGTTAAGGACTAAGGTTGGTCAGGCGCCTAAGCCTTCAGCTACCCAGGCTTCTGTACAACCAAAAGGCTCACAAGACACAAAAAGCATGCAGTTTTCCCCAGAAACAAGTACAACAGAAAATTCAGTGAAAGAGCAGTTGAGGAGAGATGCATCAGTTTCCGCAGACTTGGAGACTTGTGAGACCTGGCGTACAAGGTTTGTCTGGACATGTTTGATTTTTTCTATATATCTCATTGTCATCGTTATGGCATTTAGAAATATCTTACTGTAAAAGCTTGTGATTACTCCAATTTTTGTTATATCATAGTTTGTTTGTTTCATTTGTGCCAGTGGGAATCAAGCCTATGCAAATGGTCACTTCGCTACTGCAGAGGGGTGTTATACCCGTGGAATAAATTCGATTTCCCAGTATGCAACTTCTGGACGCTGTTCCCATGCGTTGATGCTGTGCTATAGCAACCGTGCAGCTACTAGAATGTCTCTGGGGAGAATGAGAGAAGCTCTTCAAGATTGTTCAATCGCGACATCTATTGACCCCACCTTTCTTAAGGCTAAAGTTCGTGCTGCAAAGTAAGGAGTTGCTGTCCTCAACCCAACTAATTCTTCTGTATACTAGCTAAATACCGTGCTACGGATCAACAGATTAGATTGCTTCAGCATGTCAAACCATAACTGTTGTGCTACATGACACACCCTTGGCATCGGTCTCATCTCTCGGCCAAGCTCCGCCTTGAGTAGAATTGAGAGGCATCTAGGTTTTGCATTGAGATTATCCTGCATGTAAACATGTAAGACGGTGTAGGAGAAGGTGGATGGACTGCTGCCACTGAGATTGACGCCTTTATACAGAATTAAAGATTTGTATTTTTTCCATTGCAATAGCATGTCTGGTTGAGCAAAAAACATCAGAGCCCTGATCATTATACGGGGGACTAAATTTTATGCAAGGGCCATTGATGTATATTATTCTGGTAAATGCCCAATAGTGGTATGTTCTGTTTTTTTTTTATCATGGAAGATTCGAAGATATTTTTAGCATTATAAATAATTTTAAATTTATATGCATCTGGAAGGTCAGTAATGTGTGGTCTGGTTGTAATAGTGCCATTATGCTCAGATAATTCAGATCTCGTCTTATGTCACTCAGGTTATAGCCATGGTATATTTTACATGACTAAAACTATAGTCCAGGGGAAAACATTTCTGTTGATCTGGTTTGCCGCTTGATATGTGTTGTAGTAGAGTACTTTGGAGAGACCATTAACTCAGCAACTTCAGTTGCTGGTACTTTCTTACTGTTAAACTTCTTAAGTGATTGCTAGATTTAACTTCTTACTATCTACGCATGCAGTTGCCAACTTGCGCTTGGGGATCTTGAAGGTGCATCAAACAATTACACAGCCTGTTTGAAATCTAGTAACACTGCTTATTCTGACACCAAAATGTTTGCTGAGGCTTCTAATGGTCTGGAAAGAGTCAAGGCATGTTTTTTCTGCTCAAGGGTTACCTTCAAGTTTTTAATCCTGTACAATTTAATAGTATCAGCATGCTAAATCACCTTCAATTTTTTTGTTCTGTTCAATTTGGTGATATCAGTATGTTTTGGAATTTACATCTTCAGTCTTGTCAGCCCTAAAACGTACCAATGACTTGTGGTTCTCTAGCAATATGTGATGAAAGTATGTATTTTGTGTGGCTACAGTCAGACAATCAGTGTTAACCAAAGTGCTACTTGGGTGGCAGGCCAGCTCCTGGTGCGCAATCCCTGATTAGACTAATGCATGATTCCTGATCAGGATCCTAGGTGGCAGGCCAGAGTCTGCCAACTCCCCGATTAAGCTAATGCGTAATCTCCAAGTAGGCTTGTAGGTGGCCATATAGGTCGCAAGCCAGGACCTGGTGCCCAGTCCCTGATTTGGCTCCTGGGTAGCTATGTGGAATAATTTGGCTAGGCAAACAAGGTGAGGATGCTGTCGCCAGGTGGCCTCCTTTTTATAGTACTTGCTGTAATGCATGATCTTTGGCGATTCCTTCAGCCCATTCATTACAGGTGGCTAGTCTGTTGACCACTTCAGGTAATTGGTGCAAACAGGTTTGCTATGGAATGAGGGCAGGCCTGGCGCAGTGGTGAAGTCTCCCCACTTGTGCCAAGAGGTCCTGGGTTCGAACGAGCCTCTCTGCATTGCACTTTACAGGGATAAGACTAGGTTCCTATAATCCCTCCCCAGACCCCACCTTGTGTGGGAGCTTCTATGCACTGGGTCTGTCCTTTAGGTTTGCTATGGAATGCACACATAGTTTAGTTTTACATGGATTGGGCCAACTATTCATGGGCCAGCAAAGAAAATTGAACTCTTAATTAAACTAGAAATACAGGGACCAGGGAAATAAATCTGACCTCCTCAAAAGCTTGAAGTTCTTTTGAGTTGCCACTTGCCAAACAGGTCAATACCTGCCCCAAGTGTCATATCAGTAGGATGCAGCTCTGATGAAGAAACTTATTATGCTGCATTAGACAATTTATGGTTCAATTCTAGCCATGTCACTACATGGAACGGTTCCATTGACTAGCCTTTTACATCTCGATGAACAGTGGCCTTAGTCTGCTTCCCATATTTCATTGCATCTGAAGAGGGTATCAAATGGACTAAATACTTACATGATTAGCTTAATATTGGTGGTAATCAAGTAATTATAGCTATTTTACTGAAAATTGTGCCTGTTCTAGGCATTGCCTTGGTGCTGGCATACCAGGAATGTTGGTCATTACCACAATACCAGACACTATGAGCAAATAGTTGCCATGGCTAGAATAATAAGGATTTCGTCCCACGTACCAACTGTGTATAAACAACGATAGAACCGCATTAGTGCTGGCATTGGAATTTTTGCAATAGATTTTCCCACTTGTGCCAAGAGGTCCTGGGTTCGAACCAGCCTCTCTGCATTGCACTTCGCAGGGGTAAGGCTAGGTTCCTATAATCCCTCCCCAGACCCCACCTTGTGTGGGAGCTTCTATGCACTGGGTCTGTCCCTTTTAAGCACTACCTTGGTCCGCAAAATATAATATACCTTTCCACACAATAACACATAGATGAATGTTGATTTTCTGTAGTTTTAATTGCAGAATCACCAGCTTGTTTTTCCCTTTTCATTTTAAGTTGCTGGTGATAATATGGTTATACTAAACCCTCTGTTGGATAAAAATGGGTGGCCAGCTTATTTCATTGATGTTATTTGTCTGCATTCATGAAGTGGGTAgttgttgataacacgatgtaATTTCTTTAAGCATACTCTTTACTTTTTATTGAGAGAAAAGCCATTCTTACTTGAGTCATGTATGTGTGCTTGGATCTTCTATTGAACACCCTCAGCGTATTCTCATGATATTCCTAGATGCACTATTTTGTAAGAGAACTCTGTTATCGTCAAGCAACCACTGACTCATCAAATTGCTCGTTTTCTGCTATACAATTGCGAAATTATTATGTACCAGGCTTGCAATTTGTCTATTTTAGAGAGCTGTGTAATATCTTGTGCGCACCTTCCTGTTATCATCAAGGAGTTATTGTTTGATACACATTCCTTTGCTTCGGCTGCAGGGGCATATCTTGTGCGCACTAATAGCTAGTCAATGATATAAGCTAATCTACATTTAGGCTTCCTGCATCTAAAATTTGATTTTCACGTTTGGTCTTGTTAAAATAGTGTGAGCTTCTCCTAATATTATTTCTGTTTGGACTTGAAGATCCAGAATCACGTACAAACCCCATAGTATACGACTACATGCTTAATGCTTGTAGAATCTCGTGTTGGTTTGGAGGCCCCTCCTAGTTATCGATATGCAATTGTTACATTCCCTTCTTGGATTGTTCAGATGTACTAGTTTTTGAATGATCGCTTCCTTAGGAAATAAGATTTGAGTTATCTGCTTGTTCATTATGTCTCATTGACATCCTTTTACCAATACCGCAGAGAGTGGCAGACTGTATATCCCAGTCCAGGGAGCTTCTTAAGAAAAGAACATTGCCTGATGCAGAAACGGCTTTGGATCTTATCTCCAGTGCATTGCACATAAGTTCACACTCGGATAACTTAATCGAGATGAAAGCAGAGGCACTGCTGACAGTATGTATTTCTAGCCTGAGGTTTTACACTGATGAATTGTTAAGAATCCTTTTTTTTATCACTGCTTCACTAATATGGTTGCGACACTAAACAGCTACGAAGATATGAAGAAGTAATTGAACTCTGTCAAGAAACAGCAGATTTGGCTGAAAGAAATTCTGTTTCAATTAATGCCAATGGAGAGCCAAATATTTCTAGTGTACCTGAAAAGGCAGAATGCTCCGCAACACTTTGGCGGCCATACCTCATTGGCAAGTCTTACTTCCTTCTAGGCAAGCTTGAAGAGTCTCTTGACTTGCTAAAGAGGCATGAGCTGGCGACACCTGCCGAAGAGAGGTAAATTTGCCAGGTCCTGTGattttcattcctttttcttaGTCTGTATTGTGATATTTAACTTCTGAATGATGACAACCATGCAGTGACGGGAGCACTAGGAAATGTTTCTCATCATTGTCTACAAGTATAAGGAAACTTCTTTCCTTCAAGGTATATATCTGTTTATTGATTTTTCTTCATCCTCTAGCGCACTAGCAAAGTAGAAACCTGCTGATATGTTCTGTGTCATATCTACCAATGGTATGTGTATGCTGATTATGTTTCCTTGGCATCCTATTTCTTTGAATGCTATAAATTGTTTCTACATTTTCCGATGGCTAAATTTCAGTTGAACAATCAAGTTCTCTAATTTTGATAAGTTCCATACACGATGTTCGCTGATGTATATGCATTATTATTGTTATCTCATTTCTAAATCATATTAACCTCTTAGCCGCTTTCAGTTATACTTGGCCTTAGAATTCTATCCACAAGTTCCTGGACCAAAAAAGAAGAATAAAAAAACAAGCAAGAAAACCTTCTCATAGATGGAAACATGGTTTGGAACTTGGCCTCCGATTCAAAAGAAGAAATATTGTCGAGTTTTCACATTAATGAACAACATAAAACTGGCCCCTGGTTGCTTCATGGCCTGGCATTTTGAGCCACTCCGACTGGGGTTGGGAGGCAGGGGTGTCATTTGGGAGCAGCTTAGTCCGTTTGAcggttgtgtgtgtgtgtgtgtgcgcgtgcgtGCACGTGCTATAGCAGGCTAGCAAACTAATAATTTGAAATCAAGAACGGAAGTCATAAATCTGAGAAATCTAACAGAATCAAAACCCAAGTTCTTGCAGTCTGGAATCAACAATGACAAATCTTTGTTCTTTCTCCACCTATAATCCTTATTAGGCTGCGGGGAATGAATCATTTCAAGCTCGGCGATATTCGGAAGCTGTGGAACAGTATTCAGCGGCTTTGGCATACAATAGTGATTCACGGCCCTTTTCAGCTGTCTGCTTTTGCAACCGTGCAGCTGCATATCAAGCACTTGGTCAACTTACTGATGCAATTGCAGATTGTTCACTAGCCATGGTTCTCGATGCAAATTATCCCAAGGTATACTTTAGTAGCTTTTGTTCTGTGTTATGAGCTTCTCTTTTTTCACATGTTTTGTATGGAATAACTGGAGGTCAAAGATTAGATACGGACTATCTTAACTCTACATTATTGTTCAAGGATTTAGTCTAATAGCTTCTTAATTCCAGGCAATTTCCAGGCGGGCTACCTTATATGAGATGATAAGGGATTATGGACAATCTGCTAATGATTTACGGAAGCTAATCTCACTTCTTCAAAAGCAAGCCAATAAGCCTGGAGTATCACCAAAAGTTTTCAACAAGCATAGTGACCTGAAGCAGGCGCGTGCTCGACTTCTATCTGCGGAGGATGAAGCAAGAAAAGATACTCCCTTGAATTTTTATTTAATCTTGTAAGTTTTCTAAGTGAAATTTACCTATCTGTTCATCTAATAGTGTTTTCCTTGCCACAAGTTTAGTTTCAGTTCCATCATCCAGAACAGTTTGATAATGCATGCCTCCTACATTTGTTTTCCACTTTATATTATCGTAGAAAAACAAAGAATACCATTGATTGTGCCTACAAGAACTGACTGTGCTTTCTTATAGCCTTAGTGGAAATTTGCTCTCTGTGCTCGTCACTGTGTTGAAACTGTTCGTAAGAGCACCAATATGACATTGAAATGACATCAGCAAGAAAATTATGTTATGCTACGTATGTTGCAAGGCAACTTCATCTATCACCCCCAAGTTTTTTAAAGACATGTTTTAGCTTCGGGTTTACCAGTACTCATCTCATTTCCAGTCACTACTTATAAATTTATCGCATTTCTCATGGAATGAAGTAAATTCTGTATTGCTCATGTCATGAGGAGATAAACTCAATTGGGTGTTATCCATTCTTTCCAGGGGAGTTGAACCGTCCTGTTCTCCAGCAGATGTTAAGAAGGCCTACCGAAAAGCTGCATTGAGACACCACCCGGATAAGGTTCCCATTATTTCAGAAAATTTCTCATTGTTTCTTATGTAGGCAGAGTTTGCATTTTACACCACTTTGACCTGCAGGCCACTCAATTGCTTGTAAGAAATGAGAATGCCGATGATGGGTTTTGGAGGGATGTCGCAAAGGAGGTTTATGCAGATGCCGACCATCTGTTCAAAACGATTGGAGAGGCATATAATATTCTTTCAGATCCTGACAAGGTAAAACATAACTGCAATCGACTATGATTCTGGAAAATGGCAATTAACTAATGTTTGCATGAAAGCACACCCAACCAGTTACGTGCATAGCAGAAGCTTAGAAGGAAATCAGAACCGATTACCTTGTGTGAATTTCAAGTTCCAACTATAATGTACTGAGAAAAAAAACCAACAGGAGCAGTCTTAACTCTGAACTGATAACAGTGCTGTTGGTAAACACTTGAAGTAGGTCATTTCATGGTACTGCGTGATCGGTGCCAGGATTAGGTGCCATTTAACCTGAAACCGAACTGAATTAGCCAAATTATGGGATTATCTGGTTTACGGGTTCTGGGTTTGGCACCAATTCTTGTGCTATTCGGTTGTCACTCCATAAAACCAAACTACCCAATAAGACCATGATGTTCCGTGCAGCAcagttagagcatctccaaccggACGGGGCTAATTtgaccccctccccctcccccccccccccccccccccccattttcAAAACCCCAAATCCATGCATTCCCATGCACATAGATCAttacaacaacaaagcctttagtcccaaacaagttggggtaggctaaaGCTGAAACTCATggttctggcacatggatagctaACTTCCAAGCACCCCTATCCATGTctagttctttggtgatattTCAATCCTTCTTTACAGACTCCTCCCATGGCAGGTTTGGTCTATCTCGACCTCTCTTACATTGTCAACACGCTTTAGTCGTCCATTATGCACTGGGGCTTCTGGGGgtctgcgctgaatatgcccaagcCATCTCAGATGATGTTGGACAACTCTTCAATCAGTGCTACCCCAACTCTTATCTCGTATACCATCATTCCGGACCCGATCCTTCCTTGTGtagccacacatccatctcaacatacgcatctcccTGTGCCCAACTGTTaccatgtcgccttttagtcgacCAACACTCAGTgtcatacaacattgcgggtcgaatcGCCATATTATAGAAcctgccttttagcttttgtggcactctcttgtcacagggAACGCCGGAAGCTTGACgtcacttcatccatccggctttgattcgatggcCCAAAATCTTCATCGATATCACCATCCTTCTGCAACATTGACCTGAAATATCGAAAGGTGTCCTTTTGAGGTACCACCTGCCCATCAAGGCTAACCCCCTCCTCGTACCTAGTAGTGCTAAAACCGCACCTCATGTACTTGATTTTAGTTCTACCAAGCCTAAaacctttcgattccaaggtttgtcttcATAGCTCTAACTTTCTATTAACCCCGTCCGACTATCATcgactagcaccacatcatccgcaaagagcatacaccatgggatatctccttttGCCTCATCCATCATCAAAGCAAAAAGACAAGGGCTCAAAGTTGACCCTTGGTGCAGTCCTATtttaatcgggaagtcatcaaTGTCGCCatcacttgtcacaacattatcgtacatgtccttgatgagggtaatgtactttgttGGGACTTGTGTTTCTCCAATTCTGTGATATCGTATCGTAGGCCTTCTCCAAGCAATGAACACCATGtgcatgttcttcttttgcttcccGTATCGGTCCATAAGTTGTCctaccaagaaaatggcttccatggtcgacctcccaggcataaaaccaaactgatttttggtcatGCCTGTCATTCTTtttaagcggtgctcaatgactctccCATAGCTTCCTTGTATGGCTCGtcagcttaattccacggtaaGTACAACTTtgaacatcccccttgttcttgaagattggtactaatatactccaCCTCCATTCTTTTGGCATCTTGTTTGCCTGAAAAATGAGGTTAAAAAGCTTAGCCGTCGCTATGTCTCCGAGGCCTctccacacctcaatggggatacaatcagggcccatcgccttgcctcctttcatcctttttGAAGCCTCCCTGACCCCAGACTCTTGGATTCACCGCACAAAACGCCCGAGGGTAtcatcaaaggagtcgtccaGTTCAATGGTATAGCTCTCATTCTCTCCATTGATCAGCTTCTGGAAGTACTCCCGCCATATATGCTTAACCTCATCTTTCACCAGGAGTTCATCTGCTCCGTCCtttgatgcatttgacttggtcgacatccctcgtcttcctctctcggatcttggccatcttatGGATGTCCCTTTCACCTTTCTTTGTGTCTTAAGTGCCGGTAGAAGTCCTCATACGCTCGACCCCTTGCTTCACTCATAGCTTGCTTTGCGGCCTTCTTTGCCACCTCGTACTCTATGTTGTCTGAAATAGTCTTTCTTCTCCTTGATAGCCTTTTGGACATCATCGTTCCGCCACCAGGTATCTTTAGCTTCGCTTCTACTTCCCTTGGTTACTCCAAACTCCTCTGAAGCCACCTTGCGAATGCAAgtcgccatcttcatccacaTATAGTCTACATCACCCCTTTCCTCCGGCActccttaatgaccctctccTTGAAAGCCTAGGTTGCCTCTcccttgagcttccaccacttcCTTCTAGCGACTTTGGCGCGCTTATCCTGCTGGCACGAATCTGAAAGTAGAAGTCAGCCACCACAAGCTTATGCTGAGGGACAACACTCT is drawn from Aegilops tauschii subsp. strangulata cultivar AL8/78 chromosome 1, Aet v6.0, whole genome shotgun sequence and contains these coding sequences:
- the LOC109760808 gene encoding uncharacterized protein isoform X2; protein product: MTSPYLGLGLAPPPADPSAAPPSRRAPRLAKRRHAATTSRSRAQPSTSTSASAPWNPFLGGGTDAAGQDGTGGPGSVAGGGGYEFGKGQKVGNVFGPAPAARRPPPAASNEAPFVFGSVRDSLPRFDVGSSAASKLDHKMGKLNLQSPGKCSVGAGKGVDQTEKSFVFGATIRSSVSSSEANVLPEKLTQLNIGTEVPLQNEGAKVGPKAFVFGSNGAGSFADSRSTASSCADSYASSSAQVTKANGTPESGHAESTNDAAADYRAHDASVLQEKITQLNIGSGTFQYMKDGGSGSRQTEVLGSGDGRTAGTIFGNASSNTSDKGSIFFSFGNSSASISANGAANVPPERASNLNVGGGVKQSMKSDDTNCSPETFVFGRNGTTYSASEQSARVVMDDGDNSGSGASTSTCTSAHGTMGSTLPEKMTKLNIEQVIPSQSVKDEAATRQPEPFVFGSNATSSFSSLKTTSFTSFQTNVSSESKGSRRSLANDGSGSSVTILSEGATEHALQDEIKKLNINKEGPSAGNVNASDACTPKFSFQSKVEAVPRYCTFPQPKVQESCPFTPSNHSSTYSTSANVMPSFSSNPPNGGSESAPGESCAVKQDPTSCSRESLFGIDYIKSAYRDKKEAHRSTRKKKRPTRLKQHGQLHQVSQETCANGLASDLTGDYSPMDCSPYQAAVEQVPREAFVSCDQSTDICDDLPTCQDEGRDPIADASESNFGSNFSSFDGEINFYDAPQPIFTNMNVDANGEPKVYTTEAWVDGSGCNVSGPTCEENTSRTPHESGEPVNIQSSSANLSGLNFTFGASLYPESSLPTQRHTTKRKLRTKVGQAPKPSATQASVQPKGSQDTKSMQFSPETSTTENSVKEQLRRDASVSADLETCETWRTSGNQAYANGHFATAEGCYTRGINSISQYATSGRCSHALMLCYSNRAATRMSLGRMREALQDCSIATSIDPTFLKAKVRAANCQLALGDLEGASNNYTACLKSSNTAYSDTKMFAEASNGLERVKRVADCISQSRELLKKRTLPDAETALDLISSALHISSHSDNLIEMKAEALLTLRRYEEVIELCQETADLAERNSVSINANGEPNISSVPEKAECSATLWRPYLIGKSYFLLGKLEESLDLLKRHELATPAEESDGSTRKCFSSLSTSIRKLLSFKAAGNESFQARRYSEAVEQYSAALAYNSDSRPFSAVCFCNRAAAYQALGQLTDAIADCSLAMVLDANYPKAISRRATLYEMIRDYGQSANDLRKLISLLQKQANKPGVSPKVFNKHSDLKQARARLLSAEDEARKDTPLNFYLILGVEPSCSPADVKKAYRKAALRHHPDKATQLLVRNENADDGFWRDVAKEVYADADHLFKTIGEAYNILSDPDKREEYDIEENLRNASRRAYKGRSTPRSPEQNYRRHYDGGFNPRHWQSAGQSNKGAPRSRWSGYEYSDDYW
- the LOC109760808 gene encoding uncharacterized protein isoform X1, translating into MTSPYLGLGLAPPPADPSAAPPSRRAPRLAKRRHAATTSRSRAQPSTSTSASAPWNPFLGGGTDAAGQDGTGGPGSVAGGGGYEFGKGQKVGNVFGPAPAARRPPPAASNEAPFVFGSVRDSLPRFDVGSSAASKLDHKMGKLNLQSPGKCSVGAGKGVDQTEKSFVFGATIRSSVSSSEANVLPEKLTQLNIGTEVPLQNEGAKVGPKAFVFGSNGAGSFADSRSTASSCADSYASSSAQVTKANGTPESGHAESTNDAAADYRAHDASVLQEKITQLNIGSGTFQYMKDGGSGSRQTEVLGSGDGRTAGTIFGNASSNTSDKGSIFFSFGNSSASISANGAANVPPERASNLNVGGGVKQSMKSDDTNCSPETFVFGRNGTTYSASEQSARVVMDDGDNSGSGASTSTCTSAHGTMGSTLPEKMTKLNIEQVIPSQSVKDEAATRQPEPFVFGSNATSSFSSLKTTSFTSFQTNVSSESKGSRRSLANDGSGSSVTILSEGATEHALQDEIKKLNINKEGPSAGNVNASDACTPKFSFQSKVEAVPRYCTFPQPKVQESCPFTPSNHSSTYSTSANVMPSFSSNPPNGGSESAPGESCAVKQDPTSCSRESLFGIDYIKSAYRDKKEAHRSTRKKKRPTRLKQHGQLHQVSQETCANGLASDLTGDYSPMDCSPYQAAVEQVPREAFVSCDQSTDICDGSVPNQNTSCAEDDLVSATEHLVIDADLPTCQDEGRDPIADASESNFGSNFSSFDGEINFYDAPQPIFTNMNVDANGEPKVYTTEAWVDGSGCNVSGPTCEENTSRTPHESGEPVNIQSSSANLSGLNFTFGASLYPESSLPTQRHTTKRKLRTKVGQAPKPSATQASVQPKGSQDTKSMQFSPETSTTENSVKEQLRRDASVSADLETCETWRTSGNQAYANGHFATAEGCYTRGINSISQYATSGRCSHALMLCYSNRAATRMSLGRMREALQDCSIATSIDPTFLKAKVRAANCQLALGDLEGASNNYTACLKSSNTAYSDTKMFAEASNGLERVKRVADCISQSRELLKKRTLPDAETALDLISSALHISSHSDNLIEMKAEALLTLRRYEEVIELCQETADLAERNSVSINANGEPNISSVPEKAECSATLWRPYLIGKSYFLLGKLEESLDLLKRHELATPAEESDGSTRKCFSSLSTSIRKLLSFKAAGNESFQARRYSEAVEQYSAALAYNSDSRPFSAVCFCNRAAAYQALGQLTDAIADCSLAMVLDANYPKAISRRATLYEMIRDYGQSANDLRKLISLLQKQANKPGVSPKVFNKHSDLKQARARLLSAEDEARKDTPLNFYLILGVEPSCSPADVKKAYRKAALRHHPDKATQLLVRNENADDGFWRDVAKEVYADADHLFKTIGEAYNILSDPDKREEYDIEENLRNASRRAYKGRSTPRSPEQNYRRHYDGGFNPRHWQSAGQSNKGAPRSRWSGYEYSDDYW